A genomic segment from Sparus aurata chromosome 10, fSpaAur1.1, whole genome shotgun sequence encodes:
- the khnyn gene encoding protein KHNYN: MDGERSDGELEVVVDEFACAGMLRGSLTSLHGTVERIFCVAFAIGADDLSHGNNGQIWLKLQGRSDGVKAAKLFVRGVVNQEEQQEVFYPKLLHCVFCGARGLFMDCLIRSTSALIVVGSTGSLLISGLLEPVVRAYSLITELVERYEGIQSRYSENGDRGLGESLDSRRAFKTLVENWEDRHILDLLVLPGSVKEILLDLVKESGLGSNPGQALTDGNAGARSLEGSEGRWDSTTDRWVEGMTAGSGNDSATKDSFFQAFPAPGGARGRAEGAEERLIRSPQEVGEEEQLEQVATGGTNVTKGAGVEEEQELQFLLLLKFFTAMGYTEDVVKRVLARTGAKEASQILDVVQQEQDRSDQEQANQHRQTQKSQNGVASNQSERNRPCETEHREDEEMAAGGNNGDVLDVCEKGGDAAAGGTSPFRQEGSTEDMEEGREDDFVLGVVKKAAASCGYKEQKVAKVYNMLPDRSTHQLLLELQRDGSKETDAFREGPREMDDVVLENPKVGPGENEARGESELFIPAEKRESDDKGWVVVPNRTGPVAEPDLFTWIDQPQQHKMNQYSSKPKRHQPPKNQTLHNIVLPEVKGPPMPTYSSSIDPPHNNFQSNKQYGQTDYWPNPATPKQNHPTQDIVINPKPRTDLKRALQAPQPPIFTGKDSSPTRVRERQGFMAASSVVVTGEQRFLEGLQMPFDLQLTDKPGDPKLRAIIIDGSNVAMSHGLGHFFSCRGIALAVQHFWDRGHRHITALLPQWRQKSDPKTKEQHYLGELQKLGLVSYTPSREVQGKRISSYDDRFMLQHAQKTDGVIVTNDNLRDLSDESPVWRDIIKKRLLQYTFVGDHFMVPDDPLGRGGPHLDDFLRSEHRTPYPGNHSFAGVATNFPSSKPPRSQTEVLNFRDRTLGGALDPARGESRGKRRGHGRGWDAGHQHREFGALAVDRSPEETAILREQLCQVFAGQDNMVALVLQCHPAETDINVLSSLILEQQQD, encoded by the exons ATGGACGGCGAGAGAAGTGATGGCgagctggaggtggtggtggacgAGTTTGCGTGCGCCGGGATGCTGCGCGGATCTCTGACCTCGCTGCACGGCACCGTGGAGCGGATCTTCTGCGTGGCGTTCGCCATCGGGGCGGACGATTTGTCTCACGGCAACAACGGGCAGATCTGGCTCAAACTGCAGGGGCGGAGCGACGGCGTGAAAGCCGCCAAA TTGTTTGTGAGGGGAGTTGTGAaccaggaggagcagcaggaggtgttCTACCCGAAGCTCCTTCACTGCGTCTTCTGCGGAGCCAGGGGGCTGTTCATGGACTGCCTGATAAGAAGCACCTCGGCGCTTATAGTG GTTGGCTCTACAGGATCCCTCCTTATATCAGGTCTTCTGGAGCCGGTGGTGCGAGCCTACTCCCTCATCACAGAGCTGGTGGAGAGGTACGAGGGCATACAGTCCAGGTACTCTGAGAACGGGGACCGAGGCCTAGGCGAGTCTCTGGATTCGCGCCGGGCCTTCAAAACCCTTGTGGAAAACTGGGAGGACAGGCACATCCTTGATCTACTGGTCTTACCAGGGTCTGTGAAGGAAATTCTGCTGGATTTGGTGAAAGAATCGGGACTTGGATCGAACCCCGGCCAGGCACTGACAGATGGAAATGCAGGGGCGCGATCGCTTGAGGGTTCAGAGGGTAGATGGGACAGCACTACTGATCGGTGGGTGGAAGGGATGACTGCAGGATCGGGGAATGACTCTGCTACGAAAGACTCCTTCTTTCAGGCTTTCCCCGCGCCCGGAGGCGCTCGAGGGAGAGCAGAGGGTGCTGAGGAAAGACTCATTCGTTCTCCACAGGAggtgggagaggaagagcagctgGAGCAAGTGGCAACAGGAGGTACCAATGTGACAAAGGGAGCAGGGGTGGAGGAAGAACAGGAGCTGCAGTTTTTGCTTCTTTTGAAGTTCTTCACAGCCATGGGGTACACGGAGGATGTCGTCAAACGAGTCCTCGCGCGAACAGGAGCCAAAGAGGCCTCGCAGATCCTGGACGTGGTCCAACAGGAGCAAGATCGCAGTGACCAGGAGCAGGCAAATCAGCATCGCCAAACGCAGAAGAGTCAAAACGGAGTTGCCTCTAATCAAAGCGAGAGGAACCGACCTTGCGAGACGGAGCACAGAGAAGATGAGGAAATGGCAGCAGGAGGAAATAATGGAGATGTGTTAGATGTTTGTGAGAAAGGGGGAGATGCAGCTGCCGGAGGCACGAGTCCCTTCAGACAAGAGGGTAGTACCGAGGACATGGAGGAAGGACGCGAGGACGACTTCGTCTTAGGAGTGGTGAAGAAAGCTGCAGCCAGCTGCGGGTACAAGGAGCAGAAAGTCGCCAAAGTCTACAACATGTTGCCTGATCGATCCACtcaccagctgctcctggagctgcagagagacgggAGCAAAGAGACGGACGCCTTCAGGGAGGGGCCGAGAGAGATGGATGACGTGGTGCTGGAGAATCCGAAGGTTGGACCGGGAGAGAATGAAGCACGGGGAGAAAGTGAGCTTTTCATACCTGCAGAAAAGAGAGAATCTGATGACAAGGGATGGGTAGTGGTGCCAAACCGAACTGGACCTGTTGCAGAGCCTGATTTGTTTACTTGGATTGATCAACCCCAGCAGCACAAGATGAATCAGTACAGCTCAAAGCCGAAGCGACACCAGCCTCCCAAGAACCAAACTCTGCACAATATCGTCCTTCCAGAAGTGAAAGGGCCGCCCATGCCTACTTACTCCTCATCCATCGATCCTCCACACAACAATTTCCAATCCAACAAACAATACGGACAAACTGACTACTGGCCTAATCCAGCCaccccaaaacaaaaccatCCAACCCAAGACATCGTCATCAATCCAAAGCCACGGACGGACTTAAAACGAGCACTCCAAGCCCCTCAGCCCCCCATCTTCACAGGGAAAGACTCGTCTCCCACCAGGGTGAGGGAAAGACAGGGCTTCATGGCTGCCTCTTCAGTGGTGGTGACAGGGGAGCAGCGTTTCCTGGAGGGGCTGCAGATGCCCTTTGACCTTCAGCTAACAGACAAGCCCGGGGACCCGAAGCTGAGGGCGATCATCATTGACGGGAGCAACGTGGCCATGAG TCACGGGTTGGGTCATTTCTTCTCCTGTCGAGGCATCGCTTTGGCCGTCCAGCACTTCTGGGACCGAGGCCATCGTCACATCACCGCCCTCCTGCCACAGTGGAGACAGAAGAGCGACCCCAAGACCAAAG AGCAGCACTATCTGGGCGAGCTGCAGAAGCTTGGCCTGGTCTCCTACACGCCCTCCAGAGAGGTGCAGGGCAAGAGGATCAGCTCGTACGACGACAG ATTTATGCTGCAGCACGCACAGAAGACAGACGGTGTGATTGTGACGAACGACAACCTGAGAGACCTCTCGGATGAGTCGCCTGTCTGGAGGGACATCATCAAAAAGAG ACTTCTTCAGTACACTTTTGTTGGGGATCACTTCATGGTGCCGGACGACCCTCTGGGCAGAGGGGGGCCTCACCTGGATGACTTCCTTCGCTCAGAGCACAG GACTCCTTACCCAGGAAACCACTCTTTTGCCGGCGTAGCCACCAATTTCCCTTCCTCCAAACCTCCCCGCTCCCAAACTGAGGTCCTGAACTTCCGCGACCGAACGCTGGGTGGAGCGCTGGATCCGGCACGTGGAGAGAGTCGGGGTAAACGTCGAGGACATGGAAGAGGATGGGACGCAGGTCACCAGCACAGGGAGTTTGGAGCTCTGGCCGTAGACAGGAGTCCAGAGGAAACAGCCATCCTGAGAGAGCAGCTCTGTCAGGTTTTTGCGGGTCAGGACAACATGGTGGCGCTGGTGCTGCAGTGCCACCCGGCAGAGACGGACATTAATGTGCTGTCTAGTCTGatcctggagcagcagcaggactaG